The DNA region GTTCACCCGGCTCTGCGGTGAGCAGCCCGGCGGGGACCGGGTGGCCGCCACCCTCCGGCTGGCCGCCTGGATGAACGCCGTGGTGCTGCTCAAGGGGAACCGCACGGTGATCGGCACCCCGGACGGCCGGGCGTACGTCAATCCGAGCGGCACCCCCGCGCTGGCCACCGGCGGGACCGGGGATGTGCTGGCCGGGCTGCTCGGTTCCCTGCTGGCGGCCGGGCTGCCGGCGGAGCGGGCCGCCGCCGCGGCGGCGTACGTGCACGGCCTGGCCGGTCGGGAGGCGGCCCGCGGCGGCCCGGTAACCGCCCCTGAGGTGGCCACCGCGCTCCGGGCCGTGCTCGCCCGGCTGCCCTGACCTGCCCGGGGCCGACCCGCCCGCACCCGCCGGACCTGTCCGGTGCGCAGCGCGCTGATCAGGGTGGAAAGTAGGGTGGGGGCATGTGGCAGGCCGAGGTGCGCGTGGATCTGGACGCGATCCGGGAGAACGTGAGTCGGCTGCGTGCCGGCACCAGCGCCGAACTGATGGCGGTGGTGAAGGCCGACGGCTACGGCCACGGGATGCTTCCGGTTGCGCACGCCGCCCTCGAAGCGGGGGCCTCCTGGCTCGGGGTCTGCACCCTGGACGAGGCGCTGGCCCTGCGCGCGGCCGGCATCGAGGCCCCGGTCCTGGCCTGGCTGCTGGTGCCGGGTTTACCCCTGCACACCGGCATAGCGGCCGAGGTGGATCTGGGGGTGGCGAGTCTGCCGCAACTGGAGGAGATGACTGAGGCGAGTCGACAGGCGCAACGGCCCGCCCGGGTGCACCTGAAGATCGACACCGGGTTGTCCCGGGGTGGGGCGATCCTCGACGACTGGCCGGCCCTGCTGGACGCCGCCGCCAAGGCCCAGGCCGACGGTCTGGTCGAGGTGGTCGGGGTGTGGAGCCACTTCGTGTACGCGGACTCACCCGGTCATCCGACCACGGACCGGCAGTTGGCGGTCTTCCACGAGGGGCTGGCCATGGTCGAGCGGGCCGGACTGCGTCCCCGCTACCGCCACCTGGCCAACTCGGCGGCCACCCTGACCCGGCCGGACACCCACTTCGACCTGGTCCGCCCGGGGCTGGCGGTGTACGGGCTCTCCCCGGTGGCCGGGGAGAGCCACGGGCTGCGTCCGGCGATGACCGCCCGGGCCCGGGTGATGCTGACCAAGCGGGTCCCGGCCGGCACCGGGGTCTCCTACGGCCACACGTACACCACCGGCAGCGACGCGAACCTGGCGGTGGTGCCCCTGGGGTACGCCGACGGGGTGCCCCGGCACGCCTCCAACACCGGCCCGGTGCAGCTCGGTGGACGCCGCCGGACCATCTCCGGGCGGGTCTGCATGGACCAGTTCGTCCTGGACTGCGGCGACGACCCGGTGGCCGCCGGTGACGTGGCCACCCTCTTCGGCAGCGGTGCCGAGGGGGAACCCACCGCGGACGACTGGGCCGAGGCGGTCGGCACCATCAACTACGAGATCGTCACCCGCTTCGGCAGCACCCGGGTTCCCCGGGTCTACGACGGGGTGACCACATGAGCAACCGTTTCCACATCCCCAGGCCACGCACGGCGGCGGGCCGGGCCGCAGGTCTGGTGGGTGCGGCCCTCGGGGTGGCCGCCGCGGCGACCGCGGTCGGGGTCGCCACCGAGCGGGCCCTGGTCCGTCGACTGAAGGCCGACCCCGCCGACCGGTACGCCGACGAGGTCTTCGGCCGGCAGCGGTACGACGAGGCGTACCGGCTGGAGATGCCGGACGGTACGGACATCCATGTCGAGGTGGTCGAGCCGACCCGCCCGGTCGAGGGCAACCCGACCGTGGTGCTGGTGCACGGTTTCTGCCTGGACATGGGCACCTTCCATTTCCAACGCAAGCTGCTCGCCGAGCGGGGCGAGCACCGCATCGTCGCGTACGACCAGCCCGGTCACGGCCGTTCGGGTCGGCTGGAGAGCGGGGAGTACGACCTGGACGCCCTCGGCCACACCCTGCGCCGGGTCATCGACGAGGTGGCGGCCGAGGGGCCGCTGGTGCTGGTCGGCCACTCGATGGGCGGGATGACCATCATGGCGCTGGCCGAGCTGTATCCGGAGATGTTCGGCGACCGGGTGGTGGGCACCGTGCTGATGGCCACCTCGGGCGGGTTACTGGCGGAGACGAAGCTGGTGGCCCCGGCCCTGCTGGGACGGGTGAGCAGCCCGGTGCTGTACATGGCCGGCAATGTCACCCGGTATGGCGGGTCGGTGATCGACCGGGCCCGCCGGTCGACCACGAATGTGGCCTGGCTGCTGACCCGCAAGTACGGCTTCGGTACGGACAACCCCAGTCCGGCGCTGGTGTCGTACGTGGAGCAGATGAACTCGCGTACCTCAGCGGACACGGTGACCCGCTACCTGCGGACGATCGCCACCCACTCGCGGTTTCCGGCGCTGGCGGCGCTGGAGGGTACTCCGGTGCTGGTGATCGTCGGGGACAAGGACATGATCACACCCGTGAATCATTCCGAGGAGATCGTCCGGCGGCTGCCGCACGCCGAGTTCGTCAAGATCCACGACAGTGGGCATGTGGTGATGCTGGAGCACGCCGACGAGGTGAACGAGGCCCTGCTGGGGTTCCTCGGCAACTACGGGCCGGGATCCGCGTGACCCGGTTCGTCCTGCCGACGGCCGCCGACACCCACGCCTTCGGTCGGCGGCTGGCCGGGTTGCTGCGTACCGGCGATCTGGTGCTGCTCTCCGGTCCGTTGGGTGCCGGCAAGACCGCCCTGACCCAGGGGATCGGGGCCGGCCTGGGGGTGCTCGGTGACATCACCTCGCCGACCTTCGTGATCGCCCGGGTGCACCGGCCCGATCCGGAGGCGGGGCGGGGGGTGGCCCTGGTGCACGCCGACGCGTACCGGCTCGGCGACGCTACCGATCCCCGGGCCGAGATCGACGACCTGGACCTGGACGCCTCCGTCGACGAGTCGGTGACCGTGGTCGAGTGGGGGGAGGGGCTGGTCGAGCAGTTGACCGACGCGCACCTGTGGGTCCGGCTGGACCGGCGCGACGACGACACCCGGGTAGCGGAACTGGTGCCGGTCGGTGGCGACTGGGCGCGGCGGCTGACCGCCCTGGACTGACTCTCGGCCCGGCCACCGGCAGCGCCGTCGTACCGTGCGCCTACAGTGCCGGGGACCGACCTAGCCGCGCGGAAAGGCCGCCGATGCCCGACGATCTCACCCCCCTGGACCTGCCCGCACTGCTGCCGGAGGCCTGGCGGGAGGTGCTGACCCCGCACCTCGACCCGGCCCGCACGGCCGCGCTGGGCGAGTTCGTCGCCAAGGAGTACGCCACCGGCACGGTCTTCCCGCCGGTGGAGGACCTGTTCTCCGCCTACCGGCTGTGCGCCCCGGCGGACTGCCGGGTGCTGATCCTGGGCCAGGACCCCTACCACCGGGTGGGTCAGGCGCACGGGCTGAGCTTCAGCGTGCGTGAGGGGGTGTCCGTGCCGCCGTCGCTGCGCAACGTCTTCAAGGAGTTGGGCGAGGACCTGGGGGTGCCCAAGCCGCGCAGCGGCAACCTGGACGGCTGGGCCGCGCAGGGCGTGCTGCTGCTCAATTCGGTGTTGACGGTGCGGCAGGGTGCCCCGGGCTCGCACGCGAACCGGGGTTGGGAGGAGTTCACCGACGCCACCATCCATGCCCTCGACGCGCTGGAGTCCCGGGTGGTCTTCCTGCTCTGGGGCGGTTACGCGCGTAAGAAGGCGGCGCTGGTCAGCAACCCGCAGCACGTGGTGCTGGAGGCGGGGCATCCGAGCCCGATGAACCCGCGTGGCTTCCTCGGCAGCCGGCCGTTCAGCGCCGCCAACAAGGCGCTCGCCGACGCCGGCCTGCCCACCATCGTCTGGGAGCGTACGGCCGGCTAGGCGTGCAGTCCGGCTGCACGTTCGTTCCTCCCGATGTCGGCAGTGTTCTTGACGTGTTGACAGTCCGTGCTCGGACAGTCGACCATGCAACTAGTTGGTGATGATCGATCAATGTGACTCGTCACCGACCTGCCACCACCCGCATCAAGGAGGACTGCATGCGCCCGTCGAAGCCTGTCCGGACCGTCCTGCTCGCCACCATCAGTGCCGCCGCGATCGCGGTGACCGGAGCCCCCGCGGCTGCGGCCGAATCCCGCAGCTGCACCTACGTCGACGGCACCCTGTGCCTGCACGAGTCCAAGTGGTTCAACGGCGCCACGGTCGAGTACCCGGCACCCTTCGGCACCGACTGCGTGAACAGCTCGATGGGCTTCCTGGGCTGGCTGAACCTCACCGACTACTCGCTGCGGGTGTACGAGGGCGCCAACTGCACCGGGATCAGCTACTACGTGCCGAGCGGTGACCTGCACAACGTGCAGGCTCCGCTGAGCAGCTTCAAGGTCGTCTGACCTCGGCGCGCCCACGACCGACGGCGCCGTGTTCCGTGCGAACACGGCGCCGTCGGCAGTCGGCCGTTCAGCGCCGCCACCAAGGCGCTCGCCGATGCCGGCCTGCCCACAATCGACTGGGAGCGGTCGGCCGGCTGAGCCGTGTGCTCCTGCCTCCAGACTGCCCGCACCTAGCAGGTGGCGGCATCCGCCTGGTAGTTCCGGAAGTGCCGGTCGGACGACATTTCTTGACTGGCGTCGATATTTGGATAACGATATCGAAGACATAGATGCTGGCTAACTTGCTCAGTCTGGAGGTCAGTGGCGACGGCAAGTAGCAGTGGAGCACCCACACAACCGACAGTCCGGAAATTCTTACCGCCAAGGCGCAGCATCGACGCGCGGTGACCGTCCCTGGAGCACACGCACCCCGTCGATTACGCCACGCCGCCTCTCGCAAGGAGAAGCACGCCACCATGAACGAAGTCCCCACTCACCGTAAGAGCCGCCGACGCGGCCGCATCAGGATGCTGGCTGCCGCCGCATTCGCCGCAGTGTTGGCCACCACCGGCACCATCGCGATCTCGGCCAGCCCCGCCCACGCCGAGGCCGACCGGCAGGTCTGCTCGAACACGGAAGGCACCCACAACGGGTTCTTCTTCTCGTTCTGGAAGGACAGCGGCGACGCCTGCATGGTGTTGCGTGAGAACGGCCGCTACTCCAGCTCGTGGAACAGGAGCACCAACAACTGGGTCGGCGGCAAGGGCTGGAACCCCGGAACCCGCCGCACGATCACCTACTCGGGCAACTACAACCCGGGCAACAACAACACCTACCTCGCCCTGTACGGCTGGACCCGCAACCCGCTGGTCGAGTACTACATCGTCGAGAACTTCGGCAGCTACAACCCGAGCAGCGGCGCCACCCGGCTCGGCAGCATCACCACCGACGGCGGCACGTACGACATCCTCCGCAGCCAGCGGGTCAACGCCCCGTCGATCGACGGCACCCAGACGTTCTACCAGTACTGGAGCGTCCGGCAGCAGAAGCGCAGCAGTGGCACCATCACCACCGCCAACCACTTCGACGCCTGGGCCCGCGTCGGCCTGAACCTGGGCAACCACTACTACCAGATCATGGCCACCGAGGGTTACCAGAGCCAGGGAAGCTCCGACATCACCCTGTCGGAAGGCGGTAACTCCGACCCCGGCAACCCGGGCAACCCGGGCAACCCGACCACCCCGCCGCCCAGTGGCGGCAGCGGCCAGATGATCGTCGGTCAGCAGTCCGGCCGGTGCCTGGACGTGCCGAACTCGAGCACCAGCAACGGCACCCAGATCCAGTTGTATGACTGCTGGGGTGGCGCGAACCAGCGGTTCACCCACACCTCGAGCCGGCAGCTGACGGTGAACGGCAAGTGCCTGGACGCCGCGAATCAGGGCACCAGCAACGGTACGCGGGTGACCATCTACGACTGCCACGGCGGCGCGAACCAGCAGTGGAACATCAACTCCAACGGCACGATCACCGGAGTGCAGTCAGGGCTGTGCCTCGACGCCGGTGGCAGCGGTAACGGGGCGCTTCTCCAGCTGTACAGCTGCTGGGGTGGAGCCAACCAGCAGTGGAGCCGCCGCAACTGATCCGTCGCAACTGATCCGTCGCCCCCGGGGCCAGGCGCTGACGCGCCTGGCCCCGTACCTCCTTGGTGCGGTGCGTGCGAGCGCTACGACCCGACGGCGATGGCGGGCGGGCGTCCAAGGGCCGGAGACGATGCGGCTAGGCTGGGTCATTGTGCTCGTACTGGTGGTGGACAGCTCGACCCCGGCGGTGACGGCGGCGCTGGTAGAGGTCACCGCCGACGGCGTCACGACCCGGGCGCACCGGTGCACGGTCGATGCCCGGGCGCACGGCGAACTGCTGGCCCCACAGGTGGACGGGGTGCTCGCCGACCTCGGTGCCCGCCCGGCCGACCTGGGTGCGATCGTCGCCGGGCTCGGCCCCGGCCCGTTCACCGGGCTGCGGGTGGGGCTGGTCACCGCAGCCACCATGGCCCAGGTGCTCGACATCCCGGCGTACGGAGTCTGCTCCCTGGACGCCATCGGTCACCCGGCGGCGGCCGGGGAACCGGTGCTGGCGGCGAGCGACGCGCGCCGCCGGGAGATCTACTGGGCGATCTACGACGGGGCCGGTCAACGGCTGGTCGGGCCGGAGGTCTCCGCGCCCGGGGTCGCCGCCCAACGGGCCCGCGACCTGGCTGTGACGGTCGCGGTCGGCGACGGCGCGCACCGCTACGCCGACCAGCTCGGGCTGCCCCTGCGGGCCGAGCCGCGCTACCCGGAGGCGAACGCCCTGGCCACCCTGGCCGCCGAGCGGATCCGGGCCGGGGCCCCCGGGGACCCGTTGACCCCGCTGTACCTGCGTCGGCCGGACGCCGTGGCGGCGACCGCCCGCAAGTCGGTCCTGCCGTGACCGAGGTACGGCTGGACCGGTTCCGCTGGTGGCACATCGAGCAGGTACTCCCCATCGAGGCGGACCTCTTCGGCGCCGAACAGTGGTCCGCCGCGATGTTCTGGAACGAACTGGCCAACGGGCACCACTACCGGGTCGCCACGGACGAGCAGGGTGGGGTGCTCGGCTACGCCGGGCTGGCCGTGGCCCCGCCGGACGAGGCCTGGGTGCAGAACATCGCGGTACGCCGGGAGGCCCAGCGGCGGGGGATCGGGCGACTGCTGCTGGAGGAGTTGCTGGCCGAGGCGGGACGACGCGGCCTGCGGTCCGTGCTCCTGGAGGTCGCCGCGGACAACGCGCCGGCCCAGCGGCTCTACGCCACCTACGGCTTCGAACCGATCGGGGTACGCCGTGGCTACTACCAACCGAGCAACACGGACGCACTGGTGATGCAGCGGATCGAGGAGGCGAGACCCCATGGCTGATGAACCGTTGATCCTCGGCATCGAGACCTCGTGCGACGAGACCGGGGTCGGCATCGTACGCGGACACACCCTGCTGGCGGACGCCCTGGCCTCCAGCGTCGACCAGCACGCCCGCTTCGGTGGGGTGGTGCCGGAGGTGGCCAGCCGGGCCCACCTGGAGGCCATCGTGCCGACCATGCAGCGGGCCCTGACCTCCGCGGGGGTGACCCTGGCCGACATCGACGCGATCGCGGTGACCTCCGGCCCCGGCCTGGCCGGTGCCCTGCTGGTCGGGGTGGCCGCCGCCAAGGGTTACGCGGTGGCCGCCGAGAAGCCGGTGTACGGGGTCAACCACCTGGCCGCCCACGTGGCCGTGGACACCCTGGAGCACGGTCCGCTGCCCGAACCGGCGGTGGCGCTGCTGGTCTCCGGGGGGCACTCCTCCCTGCTGATGGTCGACGACCTGGCCCGGGGGGTGACCCCCCTGGGTGCCACCATCGACGACGCGGCCGGTGAGGCCTTCGACAAGATCGCCCGACTGCTCGGGCTGCCCTTCCCCGGTGGTCCGTACATCGACCGGGAGGCCCGCTCGGGTGACCCGGCGGCCATCGCCTTTCCGCGCGGGCTGACCGCCGCCAAGGATCTGGCCAACCATCGCTACGACTTCTCCTTCTCCGGGCTGAAGACCGCGGTGGCCCGCTGGGTGGAGGCCCGACAGCGAGCCGGTGAAGCCGTTCCGGTCGCCGATGTCGCCGCCTCCTTCCAGGAGGCGGTCTGTGACGTGCTGGTGGCCAAGGCGTTGGACGCCTGCCGCAGCAACGGCATCGAGACCCTGGTGATCGGTGGGGGAGTGGCGGCCAACTCGCGGCTGCGGGCGATGGCCGAGCAGCGTGCGGCCCGCCACGGCATCCGGGTACGGGTGCCCCGACCGGGGTTGTGCACCGACAATGGCGCGATGGTGGCCGCGCTCGGCTCCCACCTGGTCGCCGCCGGGGTCGCGCCGAGCCGACTGGATCTGCCGGCGGATTCGGCGATGCCGCTGACCACGGTCAGCGTCTAGAGGGAGGACGGCTACGTGATCGTACGGATGTGGGAGGTGCGGGCCGAGCCGTACGCGTTCGCCGATCTGATCACCTGGGTCTGCGACACGGCCCTGCCCGAGTTCGAGCACGATCCCCTGCACGTCTCCAGCGAGGTCTTCTCCTCCACGGATCACCGGGTGGTGGTGATCTCCAAGTGGCGGAGCAACCCTCGACCGATGCCCGAGCCCCCGGTGATGCTGCTGGCCCGGCCACCGCACTCCTGGGACTTCACCCAGGTCGACCGCTGAGCACTCAGCGGATGGTCACCGTGGTGGTGGCGGTGGAGCGGTCGATCTCGCTGGTCCGGGCGGCGATGCGCAGGGTCCAGTCCCCGGGCACCGGGAAGTGGATCTCGGCGCTGCCGTGGTGTGGTTCCAGCGCGAAGACCTCCACGGTGATCGGCTCGATGCCGGCCTCCGGCAGAGCGGCCGTGATCGTCCACTCGGCCACCGGCAACTCCCGCGCCTGCGGCGTGTAGACGTAGGCGTGCAGGCTGTTCGTGGTGCCGGCGGCGGCCGGGTAGATGTCGAACTGGAGGGTGAACAGGTTGGTGGTCACCGACTGGGCGACCCCCTCCCGGGTGACCCCGGCGGCGGCCGTACCGGCCGTGCGGCCCGGTGGGGTCTGCACCAGCAGGGCGGTCACGGCCAGGATCACCGCAGTCACCCCGAGTTCCACTCCGGCCGCCCGGGCTACCCGCCCGGGTTGGGCTGCGGCGGCCCGGCGGCGGATCAGTCGTCGCTGCCCGGCGGCCACCGCCAGCACCACGGCCAGCAGCCCGGCCTTGGCACCGAGCAGCCGCCCGTAGGTGCTGTCCAGCAGCGCCGAGGGCCGGCCCAGTTCGATCGCGGCCTGGACCAGCCCGGCGGTGAGGAACCAGGCCACCGCCAGGGTGGCCCACCGGGACCAGGCCGGCAGGATCCGGGCCAGGACCCGCTCGTGGGTGCCCGGCAGCAGGAACACCGTCAGGGTCAGCAGACCGCCCAGCCACACGGCGATCCCGATGAGGTGCACCGTGGTCAGCACGATGCTCACCGGCGGCACCGGTGCGGCCACCGGATGCCCGGCCAACGGCCAGGTGGCCAGGGCGGCCACCCCCACCACCGCCAGGGCACCCGGGCTACCC from Micromonospora sp. NBC_01739 includes:
- the alr gene encoding alanine racemase, which encodes MWQAEVRVDLDAIRENVSRLRAGTSAELMAVVKADGYGHGMLPVAHAALEAGASWLGVCTLDEALALRAAGIEAPVLAWLLVPGLPLHTGIAAEVDLGVASLPQLEEMTEASRQAQRPARVHLKIDTGLSRGGAILDDWPALLDAAAKAQADGLVEVVGVWSHFVYADSPGHPTTDRQLAVFHEGLAMVERAGLRPRYRHLANSAATLTRPDTHFDLVRPGLAVYGLSPVAGESHGLRPAMTARARVMLTKRVPAGTGVSYGHTYTTGSDANLAVVPLGYADGVPRHASNTGPVQLGGRRRTISGRVCMDQFVLDCGDDPVAAGDVATLFGSGAEGEPTADDWAEAVGTINYEIVTRFGSTRVPRVYDGVTT
- a CDS encoding alpha/beta fold hydrolase yields the protein MSNRFHIPRPRTAAGRAAGLVGAALGVAAAATAVGVATERALVRRLKADPADRYADEVFGRQRYDEAYRLEMPDGTDIHVEVVEPTRPVEGNPTVVLVHGFCLDMGTFHFQRKLLAERGEHRIVAYDQPGHGRSGRLESGEYDLDALGHTLRRVIDEVAAEGPLVLVGHSMGGMTIMALAELYPEMFGDRVVGTVLMATSGGLLAETKLVAPALLGRVSSPVLYMAGNVTRYGGSVIDRARRSTTNVAWLLTRKYGFGTDNPSPALVSYVEQMNSRTSADTVTRYLRTIATHSRFPALAALEGTPVLVIVGDKDMITPVNHSEEIVRRLPHAEFVKIHDSGHVVMLEHADEVNEALLGFLGNYGPGSA
- the tsaE gene encoding tRNA (adenosine(37)-N6)-threonylcarbamoyltransferase complex ATPase subunit type 1 TsaE, with the translated sequence MRVTRFVLPTAADTHAFGRRLAGLLRTGDLVLLSGPLGAGKTALTQGIGAGLGVLGDITSPTFVIARVHRPDPEAGRGVALVHADAYRLGDATDPRAEIDDLDLDASVDESVTVVEWGEGLVEQLTDAHLWVRLDRRDDDTRVAELVPVGGDWARRLTALD
- the ung gene encoding uracil-DNA glycosylase, yielding MPDDLTPLDLPALLPEAWREVLTPHLDPARTAALGEFVAKEYATGTVFPPVEDLFSAYRLCAPADCRVLILGQDPYHRVGQAHGLSFSVREGVSVPPSLRNVFKELGEDLGVPKPRSGNLDGWAAQGVLLLNSVLTVRQGAPGSHANRGWEEFTDATIHALDALESRVVFLLWGGYARKKAALVSNPQHVVLEAGHPSPMNPRGFLGSRPFSAANKALADAGLPTIVWERTAG
- a CDS encoding glycoside hydrolase family 11 protein, with the protein product MNEVPTHRKSRRRGRIRMLAAAAFAAVLATTGTIAISASPAHAEADRQVCSNTEGTHNGFFFSFWKDSGDACMVLRENGRYSSSWNRSTNNWVGGKGWNPGTRRTITYSGNYNPGNNNTYLALYGWTRNPLVEYYIVENFGSYNPSSGATRLGSITTDGGTYDILRSQRVNAPSIDGTQTFYQYWSVRQQKRSSGTITTANHFDAWARVGLNLGNHYYQIMATEGYQSQGSSDITLSEGGNSDPGNPGNPGNPTTPPPSGGSGQMIVGQQSGRCLDVPNSSTSNGTQIQLYDCWGGANQRFTHTSSRQLTVNGKCLDAANQGTSNGTRVTIYDCHGGANQQWNINSNGTITGVQSGLCLDAGGSGNGALLQLYSCWGGANQQWSRRN
- the tsaB gene encoding tRNA (adenosine(37)-N6)-threonylcarbamoyltransferase complex dimerization subunit type 1 TsaB is translated as MLVLVVDSSTPAVTAALVEVTADGVTTRAHRCTVDARAHGELLAPQVDGVLADLGARPADLGAIVAGLGPGPFTGLRVGLVTAATMAQVLDIPAYGVCSLDAIGHPAAAGEPVLAASDARRREIYWAIYDGAGQRLVGPEVSAPGVAAQRARDLAVTVAVGDGAHRYADQLGLPLRAEPRYPEANALATLAAERIRAGAPGDPLTPLYLRRPDAVAATARKSVLP
- the rimI gene encoding ribosomal protein S18-alanine N-acetyltransferase, with amino-acid sequence MTEVRLDRFRWWHIEQVLPIEADLFGAEQWSAAMFWNELANGHHYRVATDEQGGVLGYAGLAVAPPDEAWVQNIAVRREAQRRGIGRLLLEELLAEAGRRGLRSVLLEVAADNAPAQRLYATYGFEPIGVRRGYYQPSNTDALVMQRIEEARPHG
- the tsaD gene encoding tRNA (adenosine(37)-N6)-threonylcarbamoyltransferase complex transferase subunit TsaD, which codes for MADEPLILGIETSCDETGVGIVRGHTLLADALASSVDQHARFGGVVPEVASRAHLEAIVPTMQRALTSAGVTLADIDAIAVTSGPGLAGALLVGVAAAKGYAVAAEKPVYGVNHLAAHVAVDTLEHGPLPEPAVALLVSGGHSSLLMVDDLARGVTPLGATIDDAAGEAFDKIARLLGLPFPGGPYIDREARSGDPAAIAFPRGLTAAKDLANHRYDFSFSGLKTAVARWVEARQRAGEAVPVADVAASFQEAVCDVLVAKALDACRSNGIETLVIGGGVAANSRLRAMAEQRAARHGIRVRVPRPGLCTDNGAMVAALGSHLVAAGVAPSRLDLPADSAMPLTTVSV
- a CDS encoding copper resistance CopC/CopD family protein, with the translated sequence MPTRTRAGVLFGLALATFCATLGAVLGAAGPAAAHAVVVATTPQRDEVLGYAPREVLVTFSEPVAVVPGRVQVLAPDGKRINVGDPEVRDRTMRIALRAADRPLGTYLVSYRVVSADSHPISGSFTFAAGAPSATPPLPEEVGSPAGVLVPVAKYLGYLGLLLAVGPPLLAATMWPPLRSRRRATITALVGLGLVAVATLGTWVGQAAQVVGAPVGRLSVADLRAVADSDIGLVLTVRLGLVCLAAALLPPVTRGTAGRGSPGALAVVGVAALATWPLAGHPVAAPVPPVSIVLTTVHLIGIAVWLGGLLTLTVFLLPGTHERVLARILPAWSRWATLAVAWFLTAGLVQAAIELGRPSALLDSTYGRLLGAKAGLLAVVLAVAAGQRRLIRRRAAAAQPGRVARAAGVELGVTAVILAVTALLVQTPPGRTAGTAAAGVTREGVAQSVTTNLFTLQFDIYPAAAGTTNSLHAYVYTPQARELPVAEWTITAALPEAGIEPITVEVFALEPHHGSAEIHFPVPGDWTLRIAARTSEIDRSTATTTVTIR